The genomic window GCGCACAGCAGTGTCAGTCTAACAAGGTAGTATACGGTTACCCGGGGTGTTGTATCCCATATTAGGCCAGTAGGAAGTCGAGATTCTCAGCAAACGAAGCAGCTTGATGGATCAGCGGAACGGCGCCTATCTGTGAAAAATCAAGCGCTCTTGGAAACGGTGACCAGAAGCACGCCAACGGTTCACCGGGCAGAACTCCGTCAGCTCTTATGAGCGTCAGCGACCATCAACGAGCAGCTTGATGGGCATCATTTGCTGGTGATCATTGCGTAATATCAGAACGGGTTACCTGCTGAGATTGAATCTTGCGCAAGAAACCAAGGCAAGAAGCGGAGTCTTAGTTGCTTGTCACGCACATCACGGTCAAGAAGACGATCAGTCTGACACACTTTGATGAGCGATAGTGATATCTGACAGCATCTCCGTTGCGACGGTATTCTTTACACTTGCTGGTCAAGTATTGATTGTATCCAGCGTTTTTGCTGACACACCTGCGGCTCTGGCAGTACGTGACTCTGACCATCAGGAAGAGAATACATCTGGGAACCTCCAGACAAGACTGGAATGCGGCTGTAAAACATCTTGTAGTATATCTGAGAGCGGGAATCCGAAGGTACTCTCGCAGCTTGTTTGCAACGGCCAGCATGTGTCGATGACAACAACTTGGCTGAGCAGATCCAATCTGAgtgaagccatcatcaacacacGCGATTCTAGCACAGTCAGTCTCCCCCATTCCACCCTTGACAGCAGTacaacaacaaaagcatTGTCAATAATGGAACCAAGTTGTGAACAATAATTGTGCCACCGCATCTTCCCTCTTTCTATTTATGCTTCTACTTTTTCTGCTACAATCTCTCCTTGCTGCAATGATGAACACGCTTCCACACGGAACTGGTGGAGTTTCTCTACCTTCCCCAAGTATTTCTCTCAGCTTTTGCTCAAATGTGCACATCTGGGCATCAAAgaaacgacaacaaccatcCCGCTCGGGCCCAGGGAAAAACAATGAACCAAGCTAGCCACGTAGTCCTATTTTTTATACTCTAGTTTTTTCTCGCTACCTGCTATTTTTGCAGTTTGGTTATACTAGGTATCCCCGCTAGGAAAAGGTTGGATGGTGGAAACGAGTTGTGATGCCGGACAGGAAGGGCCGGTTTGGACGATATGGGGAGTTTTGGTTGGGATGTTCTGCTCAGGTGTTTATACGCTCTTTGAGGGGTCATGTTGATACCAGCAGATACCCTTGAACACATGACCATATATGTCTATCTACAACGTTTGCCGCCCGGTCTATCAACCCGCAGTCTACATCCCCCATCTACCGCCTCTAGTatctacctaggtaccttgcaaccaaccccccctaCAGCATCTACtccaaagagagagaagtaTCTACAACCTAAACAAATCAtgccccaaccccctgaCCCCAACGTCAACCCTAAACAACGCCCCCCCATTGAccttgctctcctccccctcagcagCACCGTCATCCCCAGCAGTAGTAATGAACAACTCCTCGCCCACAAACTCCACACAGGTGATGTTTCTGGTAggcaacctcacctccccaatcaACTTCCCCTCCGGGCTCAGCTTCAAAACGCGGGACTCGCCATAGACGGCATGCCAGATGTtaccttcaacatcaaccctaAACCCGTCAGGTTCACCGCTCCCGACGTGCTGGTAAAAGATGCgcttgttggagagggtgacgactgaagaaggggagggggaggggtcgtaATCCCAAGCCAGGACCTCGCGCGCGTTGGAGTGGGTAAAGTACATTGTCCTCTGGTCGGGGGACCAGCCGACAGAGTTTGGgattgtgagggaggtgagggcgagttgcgggggggaggtttgggtgaagcggaggagggagcctAAAACTGGTTAGTGCTTGGATGGAAAGAGAGTATTGGGGGAAAGTAAGTAAGTGGAGAGGCAAAACTAATTGCCCAACTAAGAATGGTAAGGTAAAGAAAGGGTATTGCCCCCTCAGGCGCCGGGACGGCTCGAGAGAGAGCCGCAGGAGGAAAACCACATGGCAAGGAACTTCCGAACCCGACCTGATGGGTTTAGTTTGAGCAGTTTGCTGTACATACATGCATTGCGCATATGCAGTAGTCAACGGCCCCGGCAGGCGGCGACTCCGAGCCGCTTGCCGCGAAGGGAGAGTGGGCAGGTTATTCCTCACTTGAGGAAGAACTATGAcgacggctgctgctgctgatgacgatgatgtgTCCATCCTGTCCTTTGTCCTCTTTCCCTGGTATTCTCTTCGATTCCCCCATCCGATCGACGCGGCAACAACGTTGAAGTCTCCCCAACCCGGGTCTGCCACGTGTACGACCGACGCTTCATGTAACTGGTCCCGGAGTCCCTgcttggggagagggtttgGGTTAGGGGACCAGAACCGTCGTTGATGGACCAATTCAGGGGTATCATCATGGGGATGCCATTGGGGAAGTAAACGACAAAGCAAGAAAGCAatcaagaaaaaaacccTTACCCTCAGGCCGGaaatcccccttcccaaaatCAGTCATGCTCCCCATCCAGAACCTCCCCTGGGGATCGACCGCCCCGTCATTGCTCCTGATCCTATccacgccctccccctccatcttggAGATGTACTCATACTCCCCCGTCTTCCTGTCCAGGACCGCGAGCCCCTGCTTGGCTCCAATCAGGATCTTGTCCTTGGGGTCGACGCCCGCAATGTCagcggtgacggtgacgggcTCATCGAAAGAAAGGGTGACGAGATCGGCGGGGTCGTTGATGGAGACGGTATGaagcttcttgttcttgatgtCGACGAAGCGGACGGTTTGGGTGGCGGGTTCGTAGTAGGGTCCTTCGCCGAGGCCGCAGTGGAGGTTAAGGTAGGGGGTTTTTACCTCCCAGACTTGGAATTCGGAGGACATTGCGGCGGTGGGGGGTGTGAGatatggtttttttttttttttgtaaGGTGAGAGGTGAGTTTGAGAATGTGAGGCAATCACCGACAGCTGAATGAGCTATGGTGGAGTCGTTCGCTGGCGGAGTGTACTCACGACGTCACCACTAGCCCTGAGAGTGTGTAAAGTAGGTAGCTGTGAAAGGATGGCAACCACAACACACTCCGGGTTGGAAAGGGTGTGTCTGATCCCGAATGTGAGGTTCAATGGTCGACAAAGCCTTCCTTCAGCGATTACCGAGAAGCAAGATACAGCAGTTGAGACGACGTGGGCCGCGGGTAAAAAGGACATTAACCAAACGATTGGAGCATATGTGTCAATTGGCAAAATATatacttctccccctcctacGAGCCAAGTATCACAGTCACATACAATCTCTATAGCCATCGACTTTTATCATGGCCGTTGTTCCCGTCTGGCGGAGTCGGCGTGCCGGAGAGGTTCTCTCGGACGTGCACTCGCCGTTGAAATGCTGCCGGAAGACGGCCCTCAGATCCGCTACGGCCCTCTCTGGCTGCAGACACGAGCTCACAGCCGAGAAGGTCGAGGGAAAGAGGGAAagaggcggggaggggagaaaaTAGCCGAACAACAAGAAACAGAGCTTTTGTTTCCGATATGCAACTGAGGTACAGATAGGTAGAATAGGTAGAATAGGTGTGTGGTGCAGAGCCTCGATGGGTTTTGGGTAGCACAGGTGGCACGGGAACCGGGAACCGACAGCATGGATCACAACCTGGCGCGCCAGCCTTTTTTCCTCCCGAACTTCATCCCGATTCATCATTGAAGAAgcatgttgttgctgcaCACAGCACGGATTAGTAAAGGCGACTATTTACCCCTTGTAGCACCTCAGTGGGAAAATTGCCCGAGGGGGTGACGTTGAAGCCCGAGGTGATGCCCTATTTCTTGcgcaagcaagcaagctgATACGACAAATGTGAGAGGGataataaaaagaaaagaaaaacgcAGGAGTTCCAACAGCCCGGTTGCTGCCATCAAATCTCTCATTCACATGATGAGACCGGCGAGAAGAAAAGGATTTGTTGCGCAGTTGTCATCATCGGTCCTGGattgaggtgggtggtgagccCCCATGCCCCCCCGCGTGTGGGTGCGCCCAAAATCAACAAGATTGGGACCCAATGCGCAAATGGGTTTGGGCTGACGAGCAACGTGTCTGTCGAACTGAAATGAGATGGCGTGAAGCTGTGCTTCAGAGTTGTGTTTTCTGACAGTTGAGTGTCTCGGGTGGTCCCTTTTTTGTATGCTCGGTCAGGTTGATTAACCTAGGTGCCACTATCTAGAGGGCAAGCCGGGTAGTCCATGGTGTTGTGTCCTGCAGATAAAGTGCAAGCTGCAAGGCCGCAAGACACATGATCGACAGGTGCTGCAGGCTGGCCGCCCCTCGGTCCCAAAGAGGCATGCCACCGCTACCAAAAATGCTCCCCAAGAACTGGCCAGCTGCCCACTCAACAGGGAACGGAGATGTGACAAGTCATCTAGGCTCATGTATCGTGAGCTGGCAGCGCAGAAGGATGCCGGCAAAGTGGGTTGTAGAAGAGCATCATGGTCTTCGGCGCTTAAGCTTCGCACAGACGCTGCGGTTGCGCTGCCTTTTTTTCACCGTCTCTTTCGGAAGAATGGCAATTGCCGTATCCCGTTTTAGGAAGCCGGAGATTTGAGACGTGTTTTCGTTGAACACAACGTTGGTGTTGCATCAATGAGGAAGAGCGACGTTTTCGTGACCGGCCGTCCAatttccatcatcatctgaAAGAAAAGAGGCACAACATAACCCCGCAAAATTATTAGTGTTGCAAGGTCCCGGTCCCCACGCGCTTCTCTGCATGCCATCTGCACATCTTCTCGACGACCAGAAGCGATATTTTATCAGGCCAACGATAATGTTCGGCTGCCAGCCGAATGTATTTTCGACAACCCTCATCTCCCGCCCTGTTTCTGCTGGCctgatgacgatggcgatCCACCTCACAGACGGGAGCGGCTGACGATGACCACGGTCCTGACGGGAATGTCTCAAATAATCTCATCAGCTTGTGAGAcacctcttcgtcttcctgAAGCAGGATTATCTTGAACTGAGACCTCTCCCATCGACTTCACACAGTACGTAatgccaccacccatcatcatgaaaATGTCTCATTGCACTTCCGATATTATTCCTCAGTCACCAGTGTTCCTTCTTTCCACGGTTACCACCGGTTAGAACACACGCCTGACGTGTTCTTCCAATCCTACATTTCGTCACGTCACATCTACGAGGTGGGTGTGAGATTGCCAATCTTGGAGCCGACGTCGAAGTCTTCCAGGGCCCATGCCGTGGTGACCTGTTGCCTTCACCAGTCTCGGTTCGCCTCAGGGAGCAAGCACATCTACGATACTTCGTGGCGTCGTGGTAATCAATGTGGCCAACAAATGTCGCGATGGAGAAGTCTCCGGCAACCATCATCAATGGTACCAGTACCCGCCCCGTGTTGGGGCGGCCAACCTACCCTTTCACTACCTCGATGGCCTTTAACCCTTGTGAGGCTAGTGGGAGGTGATCAGGGACAGGGCAAATCTGCACGACAGACGAAGCGAGACCGGATATGCATGCCCTATTCCGCAAGCAGGCATAGCACTGACGTCGATGCAGCACTCTCCCACCCACTGGTCGCATGGGAAGGTCGCAGAAACCGTCGTTAGAAGCCTCACAAGAAAAACGAACATGACGATGGCATCGCCGCCGGTTTGCTGGCATTGTCCAGCCCTAAGAAGACGAACCGGGATTCTTACTCGCCCTGCCTCGGCCTCATGGGATTTCTGCGCGTGCGTTGTGGGCTGCATTTCTGCAGGAAAGCCCAAGGTCTCTGGCACCAGTAAAACTCGGAATTGCTCAGGCATCAATGCGAGATGCAGGAGTCTCTGGATGGGGGAGCAGAGTCTTCGCTGACGTCCTGCATGCCCAGTTTTCAGGGGTCTCGAGGATGGCTTGCAGTATACACACATGCTTAAGAGTCTGTTGTATACCTATCGAACCGGTCAACTCGGTCCCTATATAGCCAGTGTGTTCGGTAGGTTCGGTACCAG from Podospora pseudoanserina strain CBS 124.78 chromosome 7 map unlocalized CBS124.78p_7.2, whole genome shotgun sequence includes these protein-coding regions:
- the CGR1_2 gene encoding rRNA-processing protein cgr1 (EggNog:ENOG503NXSG; COG:P; COG:T), whose translation is MSSEFQVWEVKTPYLNLHCGLGEGPYYEPATQTVRFVDIKNKKLHTVSINDPADLVTLSFDEPVTVTADIAGVDPKDKILIGAKQGLAVLDRKTGEYEYISKMEGEGVDRIRSNDGAVDPQGRFWMGSMTDFGKGDFRPEGSLLRFTQTSPPQLALTSLTIPNSVGWSPDQRTMYFTHSNAREVLAWDYDPSPSPSSVVTLSNKRIFYQHVGSGEPDGFRVDVEGNIWHAVYGESRVLKLSPEGKLIGEVRLPTRNITCVEFVGEELFITTAGDDGAAEGEESKVNGGALFRVDVGVRGLGHDLFRL